From the genome of Sporomusa sphaeroides DSM 2875:
GCCGCTGATATAAACTGAAGTCGTCCAGATTATACCAGACGACATAAAGGCTGATTTTTTGCCGTTTGGATGGCAACCGGCAGGGGGAGTTAAGCGGTACATTTTAAGTGGGACAAGGCTAATGCAGTCCTCGGATTGGCATATATAGCTCGGACGAAAGGGAAGCTTGAAAAGTATATTCCTAATGCTGAATTACTGAAAATGCCTTTGCTGGGAAACTGGAAGCTAGAACACTAAACTTGAATGTACAGTAAATAGGACATTGGTCAAAGTATTGACTAATGTCCTATTTTGCGCTTAAACTATAAAATTGGTATCTGAAGAAGCGAGGGACGCCCTTTGTGCTTCTTTTGTAGGAAGCAAGGGGAAGAAAGGGCAGCTTAATTTCGGTTGGAAATTGAATATTAACATGCCCTTATTTAATATGTTCATATCACATTTAGGAACAGATAAATTGATGGCAGCAATCCGGAAGTTTTCAGCTGTTAACTCCAAGATTGCTGCTGTTTTTCTTCCTATGCGGAAGTATGAAATTTCGCGCGATCAAGCTCAATCCAGAATCTTACGCCTTGATCTAGGTTCTCTGCCCCAAAGTTGTTATGATGACGTTCCTGGATTGCCTTTACAATGGCCAGGCCTAAACCCACTCTGCCGTCTTCCCGCGGCCGGGCCTGGTCTGCGCGGTAAAAACTGATCCATATTTTATCCAGACTATCATCTGCGATATGGCTGCCTGAATTCATTACTGACAGGCGGATTTTTTCCCTGTAGGGCGTTAAATCAAGGGAAATGATCTTATCCTGATTGACATGGGAAAGCGCATTATTAATAAAGTTTACGATGACCTGCTCAATTTTACCCCGGTCTGCATATACCAGGATTTCATTGCTGGTTTCAACTGATAATTTTATGCTTTTTTCGGCGAATATGGCGGTGTATTTATAGAGTACTTGTTTCACTAAAACAGCTATGTCAAATACTGTTTTATTCAGCTGAAAGTACTCTGATTCGAGTTGCGCCAGGTTCAAAAGATCTTTGACAGTTTGATCCATTTTACGGGCTTCGTCCATAATGACTTCACAGTAGAAACTTTTGTTGGTCTCATCTTCCATCACATTGGCCTTAAGCCCTTCGGCATAGCCTGAAATCAGGGAAATGGGGGTTTTAAGCTCATGGGAAACATTGGAGATAAACTCTTTGCGCAAGTGTTCGAGCTGCCGCTTTTTTTGAATATCTTCCGTAAGGCGCTGATTTTTTAGATGAAGTTCCTGGATGGCTAAG
Proteins encoded in this window:
- a CDS encoding sensor histidine kinase, which encodes MRIPIKTKLYLGMSGLVLLYVGLVWLLNTQYLEKYYMSKKQDLLIYNSQIIDDLYKDDPGKIASTLEQLESDMSVSIRITGTDGITKYSSIYRLINGKPFFPEATASPDQTSRANVSSNYLKIDQSINDQFILEIQKDPILNRDYLVLERKLQNGDVLMLRIRLSTITESVAIANQFMGFTAIPVILLGCLWTVVFARRFTHPIIQLKEIAHSMANLDFRKKCQHQSNDEVSDLADSINYLSDQLDLAIQELHLKNQRLTEDIQKKRQLEHLRKEFISNVSHELKTPISLISGYAEGLKANVMEDETNKSFYCEVIMDEARKMDQTVKDLLNLAQLESEYFQLNKTVFDIAVLVKQVLYKYTAIFAEKSIKLSVETSNEILVYADRGKIEQVIVNFINNALSHVNQDKIISLDLTPYREKIRLSVMNSGSHIADDSLDKIWISFYRADQARPREDGRVGLGLAIVKAIQERHHNNFGAENLDQGVRFWIELDRAKFHTSA